The following are encoded together in the Pseudodesulfovibrio indicus genome:
- a CDS encoding NUDIX hydrolase: MIPHKTPADTEADHLVEVIDKNNRPLAVLSKRTVHRQLLLHRSVQVLVFNPERKIYLQKRNANKQFFPGRWDISARTHPRAGESTFDAAVRALREELNLEIEHPQFVRELPAGPETGFEHVALFEVTKNTLPIVPGSDSVSEGFYYSPEELTCLVKEFRELLTPNLVILWESGLLVPA, from the coding sequence ATGATCCCGCACAAAACCCCCGCCGATACCGAGGCCGATCACCTGGTGGAAGTGATCGATAAGAACAACCGCCCCCTGGCCGTGCTCTCCAAGCGCACGGTGCACCGGCAGTTGCTCCTGCACCGGTCCGTACAGGTCCTGGTGTTCAACCCGGAACGGAAAATCTACCTGCAAAAGCGCAACGCCAACAAACAGTTCTTTCCGGGACGGTGGGACATCTCGGCCCGCACCCACCCCAGGGCCGGGGAATCCACCTTCGACGCCGCCGTGCGCGCGCTCCGGGAGGAGCTGAACCTGGAAATAGAGCATCCCCAGTTCGTCCGAGAGCTGCCCGCCGGCCCGGAAACCGGGTTCGAGCACGTCGCCCTGTTCGAGGTGACCAAGAACACCCTGCCCATCGTTCCCGGCAGCGACTCGGTCTCCGAGGGGTTCTACTACTCCCCGGAAGAGCTGACCTGCCTGGTCAAGGAATTCCGGGAGCTGCTCACCCCCAACCTGGTGATCCTCTGGGAGTCCGGGCTCCTGGTCCCGGCCTAA
- a CDS encoding inositol monophosphatase family protein, translated as MTTRFDAAALMEPLKAIVDKAGDIVREGAGRTRKIMHKGRIDLVTETDMAVEAMLKEELAVLLPGSDFLAEETAKETRPGELTWIIDPVDGTTNFAHGLPFVANSIALWHRDRVVLGVVNLPLLGEMFTAVEGQGASCNGIPVSVTDEADLEKTLLATGFPYDIDAHIDDILKHFRTLLPLTQGIRRPGAAALDLAYVACGRFDGFYERALNPWDTAAGLLLVAEAGGRVSEYDATVPYAFGSGSILATNGRIHEELSGLLLRD; from the coding sequence ATGACGACCCGATTCGACGCAGCGGCTCTCATGGAGCCGCTCAAGGCCATCGTGGACAAGGCGGGCGACATCGTCCGCGAAGGCGCGGGCAGGACCCGGAAGATCATGCACAAGGGGCGCATCGATCTGGTGACCGAGACCGACATGGCCGTGGAGGCCATGCTCAAGGAGGAGCTCGCCGTCCTCCTGCCCGGTTCCGACTTCCTGGCCGAGGAAACGGCCAAGGAGACCCGGCCGGGCGAGTTGACCTGGATCATCGACCCGGTGGACGGGACCACGAATTTTGCCCACGGCCTGCCGTTCGTGGCCAATTCCATCGCCTTGTGGCATCGCGACAGGGTGGTCCTGGGTGTCGTCAACCTTCCGCTCCTGGGCGAAATGTTCACCGCCGTGGAGGGACAGGGGGCGTCCTGCAACGGCATTCCCGTGTCCGTGACCGATGAGGCGGACCTGGAAAAGACCCTGCTGGCCACGGGCTTTCCCTATGACATCGACGCGCACATAGACGACATTCTCAAGCATTTCAGGACGCTTCTGCCGCTGACCCAGGGCATACGGCGTCCGGGCGCGGCGGCCCTGGACCTGGCCTACGTGGCCTGCGGGCGGTTCGACGGGTTTTACGAGAGGGCCCTCAATCCTTGGGATACCGCCGCCGGGCTGCTGCTGGTGGCCGAGGCCGGGGGCCGGGTCAGCGAATACGACGCGACCGTCCCGTACGCCTTTGGTTCCGGGAGCATTCTGGCCACCAACGGCCGGATTCACGAGGAATTGAGCGGTCTGCTGCTGCGGGATTAG
- a CDS encoding DUF6485 family protein — MKKKDQCPRSKINEQYCTCTYNCDKHGICCECLHYHRQRGELPACYFTKEEEKTYNRTVEFFIQRRS, encoded by the coding sequence ATGAAGAAAAAGGACCAGTGTCCGCGATCCAAGATCAACGAGCAATATTGCACCTGCACCTACAACTGTGACAAGCACGGCATATGTTGCGAATGCCTGCATTATCACCGGCAGCGGGGAGAACTTCCCGCCTGCTACTTCACCAAGGAAGAGGAGAAGACCTACAACCGTACGGTTGAGTTCTTCATCCAGCGCCGGTCCTAA
- the gcvT gene encoding glycine cleavage system aminomethyltransferase GcvT, with amino-acid sequence MENLATTPLTAWHRANGAKMAPFAGFDMPVQYKGIIVEHKHTREKAGIFDICHMGEFKLSGTGAKDALNTIVSHDLNTLGAGKCRYGFLLNASGGINDDLIVYCLAEDEYMLVVNGACREKDFNHIKANLPDNLTFTDISDETGKIDVQGPESLAVLNDVLGGSWNHLKYFNFEQASPLGIPMIVSRTGYTGELGFELYLPSDKVVEVWEKLAADERVEPVGLGARDTLRLEIGYPLYGQDLDEQRTPVEAGAGFFLKKESEYIGKSGLGRVDESLIPLSIEGRRTARHHDQVCLPDGTPVGVVTSGSFAPSLGHCVALAYVKADAADNETFLIKTARVELEAKKVALPFYKEGTARMKID; translated from the coding sequence GTGGAAAACCTGGCAACCACCCCGCTCACCGCATGGCACAGGGCCAACGGCGCCAAGATGGCCCCGTTCGCCGGTTTCGACATGCCGGTGCAGTACAAGGGCATCATCGTCGAGCATAAGCACACCCGCGAAAAAGCGGGCATTTTCGATATCTGCCACATGGGTGAGTTCAAGCTCTCCGGCACGGGGGCCAAGGACGCCCTGAACACGATCGTCAGCCACGACCTGAACACCCTGGGCGCTGGCAAATGCCGCTACGGGTTCCTGCTCAACGCGTCCGGCGGCATCAACGACGACCTGATCGTCTACTGCCTGGCCGAGGATGAATACATGCTCGTGGTCAACGGCGCGTGCAGGGAAAAGGACTTCAACCACATCAAGGCCAACCTGCCCGACAATTTGACCTTCACTGACATCAGCGACGAGACCGGCAAGATCGACGTCCAGGGCCCCGAGAGCCTGGCCGTGCTCAACGACGTCCTTGGCGGAAGCTGGAATCACCTCAAATACTTCAACTTCGAGCAGGCTTCCCCGCTCGGCATCCCGATGATCGTCAGCCGCACCGGGTACACCGGCGAGCTGGGCTTCGAGCTGTACCTGCCCTCCGACAAGGTGGTCGAGGTGTGGGAGAAGCTGGCCGCCGACGAGCGCGTGGAGCCGGTTGGACTGGGCGCGCGCGACACCCTGCGCTTGGAGATCGGCTACCCGCTCTACGGCCAGGACCTGGACGAGCAGCGCACCCCGGTTGAGGCAGGCGCGGGCTTCTTCCTGAAAAAGGAGTCCGAATACATCGGCAAGTCCGGCCTGGGCCGGGTGGACGAATCCCTGATTCCCCTGTCCATCGAGGGCCGCAGGACCGCCCGCCATCACGACCAGGTCTGCCTGCCCGACGGCACCCCGGTGGGCGTGGTCACCTCCGGTTCCTTCGCCCCGAGCCTGGGCCACTGCGTCGCCCTGGCCTACGTCAAGGCGGACGCCGCGGACAACGAAACCTTCCTGATCAAGACCGCCCGCGTGGAGCTTGAGGCGAAAAAGGTTGCCCTGCCCTTCTACAAGGAAGGCACCGCCCGTATGAAAATCGACTAG
- a CDS encoding lysophospholipid acyltransferase family protein, whose protein sequence is MKIPIDPASFAPFISWLFRLWTRSIRFEVVGDPGSFIESNKRGEAVVLALWHGEIFPLTAYGHTLSSHLVTFVSQSKDGEVIARVLERLGHSTVRGSSTRGGVRALLQAKRVMERENRMAVFTIDGPKGPRHRAKDGVIFLAQRAGAKIIPLRAYPERKKVFDKSWDRFVLPLPFTRCPVYLGDPMEVTTEKLTPEVMEREKRRLEERMLSLGPQ, encoded by the coding sequence ATGAAGATACCCATCGATCCCGCGTCCTTCGCCCCTTTTATCTCCTGGCTGTTCCGCCTGTGGACCCGGTCCATACGGTTTGAGGTCGTGGGCGATCCCGGCAGCTTCATCGAGAGCAACAAACGGGGCGAGGCCGTGGTACTCGCCCTGTGGCACGGCGAAATCTTTCCCCTTACAGCCTATGGCCATACCCTCAGTTCCCATCTGGTGACCTTTGTCAGCCAGAGCAAGGACGGCGAGGTCATCGCCCGGGTGCTGGAGCGGCTTGGACACTCCACGGTACGCGGTTCGAGCACGCGCGGCGGGGTCAGGGCGCTGCTCCAGGCCAAGCGGGTCATGGAAAGGGAAAACCGCATGGCCGTGTTCACCATCGACGGTCCCAAGGGGCCGCGCCACAGGGCCAAGGACGGCGTCATCTTCCTGGCCCAGCGCGCCGGTGCCAAGATCATTCCCCTGCGGGCCTACCCCGAGCGAAAGAAGGTCTTCGACAAGTCCTGGGATCGCTTCGTCCTGCCCCTGCCGTTCACCCGCTGCCCGGTCTATCTTGGCGATCCCATGGAGGTGACGACCGAAAAACTGACCCCCGAAGTCATGGAACGCGAAAAGCGCCGCCTGGAAGAACGCATGCTTTCCCTCGGCCCGCAATAG
- the yedF gene encoding sulfurtransferase-like selenium metabolism protein YedF — MTDISIDCKGLPCPQPVLRAKEAIEKDAPSRLVIVVDNDAARENVSRFLTMQGYAVQAEPSGANHVITGTREGECAECAVISEAEITAETNEKILVFIPAETLGSGDDTLGGNLMYNFILTLKELGSDLWRIILVNGGVKLAVSGNRCQEKLKELEDAGVSVLVCGTCLEFFGLNDQRGVGDVTNMLDVVTSFQLATKTIRA, encoded by the coding sequence ATGACTGATATTTCCATCGACTGCAAAGGACTTCCCTGCCCCCAGCCCGTCCTCCGCGCCAAGGAGGCCATCGAAAAGGATGCGCCGTCCAGACTGGTCATCGTCGTGGACAACGACGCGGCCAGAGAGAACGTGTCCCGCTTCCTGACCATGCAGGGCTACGCCGTGCAGGCCGAGCCGTCCGGGGCCAACCACGTGATCACCGGCACACGCGAGGGCGAATGCGCCGAGTGCGCGGTCATATCCGAGGCCGAGATCACCGCCGAGACCAACGAAAAAATCCTGGTCTTTATCCCCGCCGAGACATTGGGATCGGGCGACGACACCCTGGGCGGCAACCTGATGTACAACTTCATCCTGACCCTCAAGGAACTGGGAAGCGACCTGTGGCGCATCATCCTGGTCAACGGCGGCGTCAAGCTGGCCGTGTCCGGCAACCGGTGCCAGGAGAAGCTGAAGGAGTTGGAGGACGCCGGGGTTTCCGTGCTGGTCTGCGGCACCTGTCTGGAATTCTTCGGTCTGAACGACCAGCGCGGCGTGGGCGACGTGACCAACATGCTCGACGTGGTCACCAGCTTCCAGCTTGCCACCAAGACCATTCGGGCTTAG
- a CDS encoding pseudouridine synthase gives MPQNTPDTIRLNKFIAQNGVASRRGADELVFAGRVTVNGQKADSPGVQVDPDRDEVAVDGKRVGAKAAPADITLMLHKPVETVTTAKDPQGRTTVLDLLPADIVDKRPFPVGRLDFYSEGLLLLTTDGDLCYRLTHPKYHLPKVYVVTVRGIVPPAAEAAMRKGMKLKDGVQLAPAKVLVKRPVAGTQQVEITLTQGINRQIRRMCEELGLTILRLKRVSQGPLELGSLKRGQWRELSARELADLKRAVGLA, from the coding sequence ATGCCCCAAAATACCCCCGATACCATCCGACTGAATAAATTCATCGCCCAGAACGGCGTCGCGTCCCGGCGCGGCGCCGACGAACTCGTGTTCGCCGGGCGAGTGACCGTCAACGGCCAAAAAGCCGATTCTCCCGGCGTCCAGGTGGACCCGGACCGCGACGAGGTCGCCGTGGACGGCAAGCGGGTCGGCGCCAAGGCCGCTCCCGCTGACATCACCCTCATGCTCCACAAGCCGGTGGAGACCGTGACCACGGCAAAGGACCCCCAGGGCCGCACCACCGTGCTCGACCTGCTGCCCGCCGACATCGTGGACAAGCGCCCGTTCCCGGTGGGCCGCCTCGACTTCTACTCCGAGGGGCTGCTCCTGCTGACCACGGACGGCGACCTCTGCTACCGGCTGACCCACCCCAAATACCACCTGCCCAAGGTCTACGTCGTGACCGTCCGCGGCATTGTCCCGCCCGCCGCCGAAGCGGCCATGCGCAAGGGCATGAAGCTCAAGGACGGCGTGCAGCTCGCCCCGGCCAAGGTGCTGGTGAAGCGTCCCGTGGCCGGCACCCAACAGGTGGAGATCACACTGACCCAGGGGATTAACCGCCAGATTCGCCGCATGTGCGAGGAGCTGGGGCTGACCATCCTGCGCCTGAAGCGCGTCAGCCAGGGTCCCCTGGAACTCGGCAGCCTCAAGCGCGGCCAGTGGCGCGAACTCTCCGCCAGGGAACTCGCGGACCTGAAACGGGCGGTGGGACTGGCCTAG
- a CDS encoding LolA family protein — protein MNSRIFCAIFAILFLLLSPALSPAADAVKTEDLPDLIQKRYEDLKTFRADFEQDLTNVASGQVEHRKGKIWFMNPSKVRWETSAPEEELLVVGEEYAWDYIRDEELAIKYSVATLLDSKTILRFLSGRANIKEDFVVKTEWAGADEVRARWGKGYTVLQLVPKEAEPGMVLAFIGVEPDTGLLRQVMIVDFYGNGNEVRLANVETDVELGPDMFTFTPPAGTQVEDNTQGF, from the coding sequence ATGAACTCTAGAATATTTTGTGCCATTTTTGCGATCCTGTTCCTGCTCCTGTCCCCGGCCCTTTCCCCGGCTGCGGATGCGGTCAAAACCGAGGATTTGCCGGACCTGATTCAGAAGCGATACGAAGACCTTAAAACATTCCGGGCCGACTTCGAGCAGGACCTGACCAACGTGGCCAGCGGCCAGGTGGAGCACCGCAAGGGCAAGATCTGGTTCATGAACCCCTCCAAGGTGCGCTGGGAGACCTCCGCGCCCGAGGAGGAGCTGCTGGTGGTGGGTGAGGAATACGCCTGGGACTACATCCGCGACGAGGAACTGGCCATCAAGTACAGCGTGGCCACTCTTCTGGATTCCAAGACCATCCTCCGCTTTCTGTCCGGCCGGGCCAACATCAAGGAAGATTTCGTGGTCAAGACCGAGTGGGCGGGCGCGGACGAGGTCCGGGCCAGATGGGGCAAGGGCTACACCGTGCTCCAGCTGGTGCCCAAGGAGGCCGAGCCGGGCATGGTCCTGGCCTTCATCGGCGTGGAGCCGGACACCGGGTTGCTCCGGCAGGTTATGATCGTGGACTTCTACGGCAACGGCAACGAGGTTCGCCTGGCCAACGTGGAGACCGACGTGGAACTGGGTCCGGACATGTTCACCTTCACCCCGCCCGCAGGCACCCAGGTGGAGGACAACACCCAGGGGTTCTAG